In Rhodamnia argentea isolate NSW1041297 chromosome 1, ASM2092103v1, whole genome shotgun sequence, the genomic window ACCGCTCGAATTAGATAGGCAAGTTATTCGAGTTGCAGTTTAGGCTCGACCAAGCAAGTACTCGGAAAAATGGacctatttgttttgttttgttttgttttttttttggatgtgcAACCACGACCTAGTATCTTCATATGGGAAAACCAAAGAGGAGCCCAAACCTCAAAATCGTCAACTCGCCTAGCCGAACCCACCTTAATTCGGAAACTTAAGGTAATGAGCTATGCCCTATCTAACCATGAGCAAATTCCGTTGTCTATATAACCAAAGTTTTCTCAATAGCAATAACGATCATCTCAGCCTCAAGAAACTATGGGGTTTCAATATGCACGTGCATGCTATTGGGATATGATTCATACTTCCCGTCAACGGGATGACACGGGGGTGATGCTCCTAGTGAACAGGTGGGGTTTTGAGGGGTCTCCTAGCAGGTTTGGCGGGGGGCAGTGCCCTTGGGACTTTAGATGGCTTTTATAGTTTAGACCCGTATTTTGTTAGTAGTTTGAGTTTAAGCTCATGAATAGCAACCGAGTGACCtatatataatctctttttcttgtaattgagagttgtaacagaTATGTGAGAGGTGCTAATTATTGTAAAATCATATGTTggatgtagccctagtttaTGGGTGAATCATGATAAATCTTGTAtctagatttcttttttctcacatttactctctatttcgttaTATTTGTGCGCCGCTTAATCCTAACATACTCTCTATTTCATTGTATTTGTGCACCTAATCCTAATATATGCAAGTAAATAAACGACTAACCAAGCCCTTCCTTTGCATCTTGGCGAGGCCTTCACATTTCCTTCTATCGGCCAGCCAAGAAAGTGGAAGTTGGAGTTGAAGTGGCGGATTCACAAAAGACCATCCACCTCCACAAGATACTTttgacatgagagagagagagagagagagagagagagagagagagagagagagagagagagagagagagagagatcatgctTTGGGGAGGACAAGGTCACTCAGGTCTTCATGTATATCAAAGAACCACATCAACAGTACAAGAAGTTAAGATTGTTTGTGCCAACAGAGAAGCATAGAGATGCAAACCCTCATAATGTACAACTTCCCTCTCTGTTGCCTCACCGTTCTCTTCAACTTCGCGTACACCCTTCTTGATCTCCCCATGACCATTCCAAGCATCCATCTCAAGAAACACAAATTCGTTGCGTCTGTATATATAAACCCACGCGTGTGTGCTTGTGTCTCCCCCTTTTGGACCAAGCATAGACATATTGGAATATCAGTGAGTCCTCCTCCCTTGGGTCCACTTGCACCCTTCATGACTAGCTTGTTTCACGTGCGCTTGCTGTCTTTCCATCGCCTTCAATCATCAATCCGCTCATCATCACTCGTTACAAAAGGTTACCCTGCTCTTGATTTTCCTTTGAATGTCTCGAAGAGATGCTTGACGCGAGTTTTGGTTTGAACAGGTTTTCAGATCCATCCTTAGCTTTGGACCAACTTAAACACGTTCCACAATTAATTTGGAATGTGTTAGTCAACTCCCTATCGACATTCGAGTTCCTGATACCATGTTGTCGGATCCGTATTTAGGTATGTATACAATACGTACACAGATATGCTCTCGTCCTATTCATCCCCATATCTAACTTTCTTCTCTCATTGGGCAACATCCTTCTTGTCCTTCCCTCCAAGCAGAGAAACAGGTGGCTCTCTTATCTAAAGACATAGAGTACCAGCATCTTTTGACTTTGGCAAGTCATCTCACCTCAACATTTTTATGTGATGTCGTTGAAAGCGGA contains:
- the LOC125314774 gene encoding small polypeptide DEVIL 4-like — translated: MVMGRSRRVYAKLKRTVRQQRGKLYIMRVCISMLLCWHKQS